In Halococcus agarilyticus, a single genomic region encodes these proteins:
- a CDS encoding helix-turn-helix domain-containing protein codes for MSTIAAIRIPAEEFALAETLSRVSGVGFETVRVVAQDDDRVLPLVWAQTSDEDALERALADDPSVENEQLLADLAGERLYRMDWVANIETVVYALLEHDGTVLSASGRKDGWHLRILFPDRNSLSATHEFATDNGVTISLERVTDLNEGRGSQFSLTERQHQALLAAYERGYYEVPQEVTMEELADEFGVSAQAVSQRLHRAYRNLIENALVIGRPTDTVEE; via the coding sequence ATGAGCACGATCGCCGCGATCCGGATCCCGGCCGAGGAGTTCGCGCTCGCGGAGACGCTCTCGCGGGTGTCGGGCGTCGGGTTCGAGACCGTCCGTGTCGTCGCGCAGGACGACGACCGCGTGCTGCCGCTGGTCTGGGCGCAGACCAGCGACGAGGACGCGCTCGAACGCGCGCTCGCGGACGACCCCTCGGTCGAAAACGAGCAGTTACTGGCCGATCTCGCCGGCGAGCGGCTCTACCGGATGGACTGGGTGGCGAACATCGAGACCGTGGTGTACGCCCTGCTCGAACACGACGGCACCGTATTGAGCGCCTCGGGCCGGAAGGACGGCTGGCACCTCCGGATCCTGTTTCCCGATCGGAACTCGCTGTCGGCGACCCACGAGTTCGCCACCGACAACGGCGTGACCATCTCCCTGGAGCGCGTCACCGACCTGAACGAGGGCCGGGGGAGCCAGTTCTCGCTCACCGAACGCCAGCATCAGGCGCTGCTCGCGGCGTACGAACGGGGCTACTACGAGGTGCCCCAGGAAGTGACGATGGAGGAGCTCGCCGACGAGTTCGGCGTGAGCGCTCAAGCGGTTTCTCAGCGCCTCCACCGTGCGTATCGGAATCTCATCGAGAACGCGCTCGTGATCGGTCGGCCGACCGATACCGTCGAGGAGTAG
- a CDS encoding APC family permease, with the protein MSDEDDGKLGLPGAVSIGLGGMIGGGVFSVLGLVATIAGSAAWAAFTAASLVSMCAGYSYLKLNELSDSKGGSVTMFESFVGNSTIAGMVGWTLIVGYVGAIAVYAFAFGSFAEALLGLQTVFGVPIRPFISVLAVAGFVGLNVLGANATGTSEEILVALKLIILLVISGWGLYYGYTVDKLAFGFSRMTSVSFVTAIAISFVSFQGWQLVMYDQEQIKNAATNVPRAVYISIVGAIIVDSMIAILVTSLVPTETIAQHPEIAVARAVEPFIGQVGFVAVAIAALFSTGSAINGTLFSAANFAQGMLSDGLLPEEVGDTQASGASTRMVVILGVAAAALTAYGSLNGITSFGSLAFMVVFGTMSYLAFRHRDEGDITGVVPAIGALGTIVFFPLLLWHLYTDEPGVFSAVVLLSVAVIAVELVYFKRDSIEDGFETVEEQV; encoded by the coding sequence ATGAGCGACGAAGACGACGGCAAACTCGGCCTGCCGGGTGCGGTCTCGATCGGGCTCGGCGGAATGATCGGTGGCGGAGTCTTCTCCGTGCTCGGCCTCGTCGCGACCATCGCGGGCTCGGCGGCGTGGGCGGCGTTCACCGCAGCCAGCCTCGTCTCGATGTGTGCGGGCTACTCGTACCTCAAGCTGAACGAGCTGAGCGACAGCAAGGGCGGGTCGGTCACGATGTTCGAGTCGTTCGTGGGCAACTCGACGATCGCCGGGATGGTCGGTTGGACGCTCATCGTGGGCTACGTGGGCGCGATCGCGGTGTACGCCTTCGCGTTCGGGTCGTTCGCCGAGGCGCTGCTCGGCTTACAAACTGTGTTCGGGGTCCCGATCCGACCGTTCATCTCGGTGCTCGCGGTCGCCGGGTTCGTCGGGTTGAACGTGCTCGGCGCGAACGCCACCGGCACCTCCGAGGAGATCCTCGTCGCGCTCAAACTGATCATCCTGCTCGTCATCAGCGGGTGGGGCCTGTACTACGGTTACACCGTCGACAAGCTCGCGTTCGGGTTCTCGCGGATGACGAGCGTCTCGTTCGTGACGGCGATCGCGATCTCCTTCGTCTCCTTCCAGGGCTGGCAGCTGGTGATGTACGACCAAGAACAGATCAAAAACGCCGCGACGAACGTGCCGCGTGCGGTGTACATCTCGATCGTCGGGGCGATCATCGTCGACAGCATGATCGCGATCCTCGTGACGAGCCTCGTTCCCACCGAAACGATCGCCCAGCATCCCGAGATCGCGGTCGCGCGGGCGGTCGAGCCGTTCATCGGCCAGGTGGGATTCGTCGCGGTGGCGATCGCGGCGCTGTTCTCGACCGGGAGCGCGATCAACGGGACGCTGTTCAGCGCCGCCAACTTCGCCCAGGGGATGCTCTCCGATGGTCTGCTGCCCGAGGAGGTCGGCGACACTCAGGCGAGCGGAGCGTCGACGCGGATGGTCGTGATCCTCGGGGTCGCGGCGGCCGCGCTGACCGCCTACGGCAGCCTCAACGGGATCACCTCCTTCGGGTCGCTCGCGTTCATGGTGGTGTTCGGCACGATGAGCTACCTCGCCTTCCGCCACCGCGACGAGGGGGACATCACCGGCGTCGTCCCCGCGATCGGCGCTCTGGGAACGATCGTGTTCTTCCCACTCCTGCTCTGGCATCTCTACACCGACGAACCCGGCGTGTTCTCCGCGGTCGTCCTGCTCTCGGTCGCCGTGATCGCCGTCGAGCTGGTGTACTTCAAGCGCGACTCGATCGAGGACGGGTTCGAGACCGTCGAAGAGCAGGTGTAG
- a CDS encoding trimeric intracellular cation channel family protein, protein MIGAFDAMNAIGLVAFAVVGALKGANADLDLFGVGVLGMLTALGGGILRDVLAGRVPVALRTTADVSVALAGVGIGVVLARAMDGRLRDHAAVQLPDAVGLAAFTATGALVGIETGLSPFGVVVLATLTGVGGGSIADLLLGRVPAVLHEDFYATPAVLGGGAFWLATVIGVAAGRATLGCAAFVFVLRLVALRYDWHLPTV, encoded by the coding sequence ATGATCGGTGCGTTCGACGCGATGAACGCGATCGGGCTGGTGGCGTTCGCGGTCGTTGGCGCGCTCAAGGGCGCTAACGCCGACCTCGACCTGTTCGGCGTCGGCGTTCTCGGGATGCTGACCGCGCTCGGCGGCGGCATCCTCCGGGACGTGCTCGCCGGCCGCGTTCCCGTCGCGCTCCGGACGACCGCGGACGTGAGCGTTGCACTCGCCGGGGTCGGGATCGGTGTCGTGCTCGCCCGGGCGATGGACGGCCGGCTCCGCGATCACGCGGCGGTCCAGCTCCCCGACGCCGTGGGGTTGGCGGCCTTCACGGCCACCGGCGCGCTCGTCGGGATCGAAACGGGGCTCTCGCCGTTCGGGGTGGTGGTGCTCGCGACGCTCACCGGCGTCGGCGGCGGCAGTATCGCCGACCTCCTGCTGGGGCGGGTTCCCGCGGTGCTCCACGAGGACTTCTACGCCACGCCCGCGGTGCTCGGCGGCGGGGCGTTCTGGCTCGCCACCGTGATCGGCGTCGCCGCCGGTCGGGCGACCCTGGGCTGTGCGGCGTTCGTCTTCGTCCTCAGACTGGTCGCGCTCCGGTACGACTGGCACCTGCCGACGGTCTGA
- a CDS encoding SAM hydrolase/SAM-dependent halogenase family protein, which translates to MITLSSDFGSPYPAAMKGVLCSHTDARLVDVAHDFPRQDVRTTAFWLREVLPYFPPATHLVVVDPGVGTDRAALAIRAGEHVLVGPDNGVLAPVARRLASDAAGTDDGTTDEIEPFEIVVDEPESATFHGRDVFAPAAARAHEADADRLGECDEFVPADGYEGLRFAEPADEPDGATGEVLVVDGFGNAITNVLGEMLDGQFGEQIMVDGERVPVARSYAHVAAGERLVTVGSHGNVELAANRGRGDDAFGVGVGDPIELAFE; encoded by the coding sequence GTGATCACCCTGAGTTCGGACTTCGGCTCGCCGTACCCCGCCGCGATGAAAGGGGTGCTCTGTTCGCATACCGACGCCCGGCTCGTCGACGTCGCCCACGACTTCCCCCGCCAAGACGTCCGAACGACGGCGTTCTGGCTCCGTGAGGTACTCCCCTATTTCCCGCCAGCGACCCACCTCGTGGTGGTCGATCCTGGCGTCGGCACCGACCGGGCGGCGCTCGCGATCCGCGCGGGCGAGCACGTCCTCGTGGGCCCGGACAACGGCGTGCTGGCTCCCGTTGCCAGGCGACTCGCCAGCGACGCGGCGGGGACGGACGACGGCACGACGGACGAGATCGAACCGTTCGAGATCGTCGTCGACGAACCCGAGAGCGCGACCTTCCACGGCCGGGACGTGTTCGCGCCGGCGGCCGCCCGCGCTCACGAGGCGGACGCGGATCGCCTCGGTGAGTGCGACGAGTTCGTGCCCGCCGACGGCTACGAGGGTCTTCGATTCGCGGAACCCGCTGACGAACCCGACGGGGCCACGGGCGAGGTGCTCGTGGTCGACGGGTTCGGCAACGCCATCACGAACGTCCTAGGTGAGATGCTGGACGGGCAGTTCGGCGAACAGATCATGGTCGATGGTGAGCGCGTGCCGGTCGCACGGTCGTACGCACATGTCGCGGCCGGGGAGCGACTCGTCACCGTGGGAAGCCACGGCAACGTCGAACTCGCCGCGAATCGAGGACGGGGCGACGACGCGTTCGGCGTCGGGGTCGGCGACCCGATCGAGTTGGCGTTCGAGTGA
- a CDS encoding NUDIX domain-containing protein, whose protein sequence is MVWSLQGERPTYCPRCGEKLGERDHENTARPYCADCACPFYRNPAPLARATVIDGDRAVLIERGRAGDVGAWALPGGYIDGNESPPEAAARELAEETGLVATPDDLELIGCGHLDFDDACEVSFNFAVPRVRTDGTPAAGDDAATTRWFSREELSADPPDHPSLRASGPDQILAAIERFGEPE, encoded by the coding sequence ATGGTGTGGTCACTCCAGGGCGAGCGCCCGACGTACTGTCCTCGCTGTGGCGAAAAACTGGGCGAACGCGACCACGAGAACACAGCACGACCGTACTGCGCGGACTGTGCGTGTCCGTTTTACCGCAACCCGGCTCCGCTGGCGCGAGCAACGGTCATCGACGGTGATCGAGCGGTGTTGATCGAGCGTGGGAGGGCCGGTGACGTCGGTGCGTGGGCGCTGCCAGGCGGATATATCGATGGAAACGAGTCCCCACCGGAAGCCGCAGCACGGGAACTCGCCGAGGAAACGGGTCTCGTAGCGACGCCGGATGATCTCGAACTGATCGGCTGTGGGCATCTCGATTTCGACGACGCGTGCGAAGTCTCGTTCAATTTCGCCGTTCCGCGAGTCAGGACCGACGGAACGCCAGCAGCAGGCGACGACGCTGCCACAACGCGGTGGTTTTCCCGAGAGGAGCTGTCGGCCGATCCACCCGACCATCCCTCCCTCCGGGCGTCGGGTCCCGATCAGATACTTGCGGCTATCGAACGGTTCGGGGAACCGGAGTAG